The following DNA comes from Rubrobacter calidifluminis.
GGCGGGCCGCACCTCCCCCACCACCCCGCCGTGCAGGTCGTGCACCGGCGCGGAGAGCAGGCCGGGCGGCACCCCCACCCCGCGACGGGCGAGCGCCGCCGCGGCAGCCGGCCCCACGGCCCTGTTCGCACCGTCGGAGACCTTCAGAGCGAAGCCCCAACCTACCTCGGGGCTCCCGCAGGCGAAGACGCCCTCGGCCCCGCTCTTGGCGACGAGCGGAGCCCCCCGCATGAGGTCGGTGTCGAAGCGCCCGGTCCCGGCGACGAGGTAGGGATTGTGCATCATCGCCTCCCGGACCTGCCGCGCCGCCTCCGCAATCCCGCCGCAGAGTCCCTCGCCGGTGGCGAGACGGGCGAAGCCGGTGGCGAGCGCCCGCAGAGGGAGCGCGAAGGTCTGCACCCCGCAGTTGTCGCGGGCGGGCGAAAGATCCCCCTCCGGGACCCCGCAGACCCGCGCGAGCACGGCCCTCACCCCGCGCTGCACCGAGTGTTCGAGCTCCTTGTAGCCTGCGACATCCCACCCTCGGTGCACGCAGAGCGCGAGCATCCCGGCGTGCTTGCCCGAGCAGTTGCCGTGCACGGGGCGCGGCTTCTCCCCGCTCCGGGCGAGCGCCCCGGCGGCGGGCCCGTAGAGCGGAGGATGCGCCCCGTTGCCGAGGTCTTCCTCCCCGAGACCGGCCTTGCGCAGGACCGAACGGACGGCCTCCACGTGCGCCTCCTCCCCGCTGTGCGAGGAGCAGACGACGGCGATCTCCTCCTCCCCGAGCCCGAAGCGGTCTGCCGCGCCGGAGACGAGGAGGGGCAGGGCCTGGAAGGGCTTGGCCGAGGAGCGGGGGTAGACGGGGACTTCCGGATCCCCCACCGCCTCGAGAACCTCCCCCGAGGGATCGCAGAAGACGAACCTGCCGCGGTGGACGCTCTCGACGAGAGGCCCTCGGGTCACGGTCGCGAGCGGGACGTCCTCCCGCATCTTACTCCTCACAGAGCTCGATGATGCGCAGCGAGATCATGTCCTGCGCCACCCGCAGGCGGGCCATCGCCGCCGCGAAATCCTCCTTCTTCCGGTAGGAGACCGCCTCCTCGAAGAGAGCGCGCACCTCCTCAAGGAAAGGCTCGTCCTTCCCGCCGGGGCTCTTTTCGTTCAGGCTGGCGCGGGCCATCGCGAGCAGCGACTCGGTGCGGCGGTTTGGCATCCAGAGCGCCGCGATCGCCCCCTCCAGGTAACCTCCGACCCGCAGCAGGTGCGCGACCCTCACCCCGGTCGTTCCCCCGCTCATCCGAACCACCGTCGGATGTTCCCGGAGAGGATGCCGGAGACCTCCTCCTCGCTCAGACCCGCCGCCCGGCAGGAGGCGAGGGTGGCGTGCAGGGTCGAGGGGAAGTCCCCGTAGGGGATGTCCGAGCCGTAGCAGACGCGGTCCGGATCCACCGAGCAGAGCAGCACGTAGAGGTCTTTCGCCCTCACGACCGAGGTATCGAAGAGGACGTTAGGATTATCGGCGAAGGCGCGGGAGGCGGTGAGCACCTCGACCATGGCGGAGTGGCCCAGGATCAGGCGCAGCTCCGGGTGGGCCTCCAGCGTCGGCAAGAGCGGTTCGACGATCCTGCCCATCCCGAAGCCGGTGTGGATGAGGACCGGGATGCCGGCCTCGGCGGCCATCCCGAGCAGCCTGACGACCCGCTCGTCGTCGAGCTCGAACCGCTGGCTCACCGGATGCAGCTTGAGGCCCCTGAAGCCCCGCCCGACGCAGCGCTCGAACTCGGCGTCGTAGTCGAGGTGGGGGTTGAGGCGGAAGAAGGGGACGAAGAGGTCCGGGTGCTCCTCGAAGGCCCGCCAGATTACGTCGTTCGGTCCCGAGTAGTCGTCGCGGGCGTTGGGGTCGTTGAGAGGGAAGACGATGTTGCGCGAGACGCCGGCGGCTCGCATCTGCTCGATGAGCCCCTCGGCGCTCATCTCGTGGCCGTCCACGTCGTTGCCTATGTGTGAGTGGCAGTCGAAGATCCTGG
Coding sequences within:
- a CDS encoding asparaginase, translated to MREDVPLATVTRGPLVESVHRGRFVFCDPSGEVLEAVGDPEVPVYPRSSAKPFQALPLLVSGAADRFGLGEEEIAVVCSSHSGEEAHVEAVRSVLRKAGLGEEDLGNGAHPPLYGPAAGALARSGEKPRPVHGNCSGKHAGMLALCVHRGWDVAGYKELEHSVQRGVRAVLARVCGVPEGDLSPARDNCGVQTFALPLRALATGFARLATGEGLCGGIAEAARQVREAMMHNPYLVAGTGRFDTDLMRGAPLVAKSGAEGVFACGSPEVGWGFALKVSDGANRAVGPAAAAALARRGVGVPPGLLSAPVHDLHGGVVGEVRPAFGDRGSDFGRSGAW
- a CDS encoding amidohydrolase family protein, producing MDAAEGEARTTSVEALTSGAMAPVWERVRSWVPPGTRIFDCHSHIGNDVDGHEMSAEGLIEQMRAAGVSRNIVFPLNDPNARDDYSGPNDVIWRAFEEHPDLFVPFFRLNPHLDYDAEFERCVGRGFRGLKLHPVSQRFELDDERVVRLLGMAAEAGIPVLIHTGFGMGRIVEPLLPTLEAHPELRLILGHSAMVEVLTASRAFADNPNVLFDTSVVRAKDLYVLLCSVDPDRVCYGSDIPYGDFPSTLHATLASCRAAGLSEEEVSGILSGNIRRWFG